The following DNA comes from Streptomyces pristinaespiralis.
GAGCACCGTCACCAGCCGGTCGACCGGGAAGGCGTTGACGACCGCCGCGGTCGCCTCCACCGTGCCCGTCTCCGCCAGCCGCACGTACATCTGTGCCTGGTAGTCGTCCGGGAGGTGCTGCTCGACCTGGTCGGCCAGCGTGGCCGCGACGGAGGCCGCCGTCTCGTACTTCAGCGGGGCGACGCCCACCAGGTTCTGCACGGCGACGTCACGCTCGGCGTCCGTGAGCCCTTCGGCCGCGAGCGTGCGCAGCACCTTCCACAGGTCCTCGAGCGCCGGTCCCGTGTTGGGCGTGTCCACGGAGCCGCTGATGGCCAGCATCGAGGCGCCGGAGCCGTCCGGAGCGGAGCGCAGCACCTGGCCGAAGGCGCGCACACCGTAGGTGTAGCCCTTCTCCTCGCGCAGCACCCGGTCGAGGCGGGAGGTCAGCGTGCCGCCGAGGCAGTACGTGCCGAGCACCTGGGCCGGCCACACACGGTCGTGGCGGTCGCCGCCGACGCGGCCGATGAGCAGCTGCGTCTGCACCGCTCCTGGGCGGTCGACGATGACCACCCGGCCGGTGTCGTCGGCGGTGATCGTGGGAACCGGACGCGGCTCCGCCTTGTCGCCCGTCCACGCCCCGAGCGTGTCGCCGAGGACGGCGTCCAGGTCGATGCCGGTGAGGTCACCGACGATCACCGCGGTGGCGGTGGCGGGGCGTACGTGCGCCTCGTAGAAGGCGCGCACGGCGGCCGCGTCGATCCGCGCGACCGTCTCCTCCGTGCCCTGGCGGGGCCGGGAGACGCGCAGCGAGGCCGGGAAGAGCTCCTTGGAGAGCTGCTTGGCGGCCCTGCGGCCGGGGTTCGCCGTCTCGTGCGGGATCTCGTCGAGGCGGTTGCGGACCAGCCGCTCGACCTCGCCGGCCTCGAAGGCGGGTGCGATCAGCGCCTCGGAGAGCAGCCCGAGCGCCTTGTGGAGCCGGGAGACCGGCACCTCGAGGGAGACCCGGACGCCGGGGTGGTCGGCGTGCGCGTCCAGGGTGGCGCCGCAGCGCTCCAGCTCCGCGGCGAACTCCTCGGCGGAGTGCTTGTCGGTGCCCTCCGACAGGGCGCGCGCCATGATCGTGGCGACGCCGTCGAGGCCCTCAGGCTCGGCGTCCAGCGGGGCGTCGAGCGAGATCTCGACGGCCACCACCTGCTGGCCGGGACGGTGACAGCGCAGCACCGTCAGGCCGTTGTCCAGCGTGCCGCGCTCGGGGGCCGGGAAGGCCCAGGGCCGGGCGGTGCCCGGGGTCGGCTGCGGGTGGAAGTCCATGGTCACGGCAGCGTCGCTCACTGGTCCGTCCCCTCGTGCTCGTTCTCTTCGGCCGCTTCGGTCTCTTCTTCGGCGACCGGTTCGTAGACCAGCACCGCCCTGTTCTCCGGGTGCAGCCGGGCCTTGGCGACGGCCTGCACCTCCTCCGCGGTGACGTCGAGCACCCGCTTGACGGCGGTGAGCGCCAGCTGGGGATCGCCGAACAGCACCGCGTAGCGGCAGAGTTCGTCGGCGCGGCCGGCGACCGTGCCGAGACGGTCCAGCCACTCGCGCTCGAGCTGGGCCTGGGCGCGCTCCATCTCCTCCGGCGTCGGGCCCTCCGCGGCGAACCGGGCCAGCTCCTCGTCGACGGCCGCCTCGATCTGCGGCACCTCGACACCGCCGGACGTCTTCACGTCCAGCCAGCCCATCGACGGGGCGCCCGCCAGCCGGAGCAGGCCGAACCCGGCCGCGACGGCCGTCCGGTCGCGGCGCACCAGGCGGTTGTGCAGACGGGACGACTCGCCGCCGCCGAGGACCGTCAGCGCCAGGTCGGCGGCGTCGCACTCGCGGGTGCCGTCGTGCGGGAGGCGGTACGCGGCCATCAGGGCACGGGCCGGGACCTCCTCGACGATCTCCTCGCGCAACTGGGCGCCGATGTTCTCCGGGAGGGTGCCGTCACGCGGCGGCTGCTTGCCGCTGTGGGAGGGGATGGACCCGAAGTACTTCTCGATCCAGGCCAGCGTCTGCTGCGGATCGATGTCGCCGACGACCGACAGCACGGCGTTGTTGGGTGCGTAGTAGGTGCGGAAGAAGGCGCGGGCGTCCTCGAGGGTCGCCGCGTCCAGGTCGGCCATCGAACCGATCGGGGTGTGGTGGTAGGGGTGGCCCTCCGGGTAGGCGAGGGCGGTCAGCCTCTCGAAGGCAGTGCCGTAGGGCACGTTGTCGTACCGCTGGCGGCGTTCGTTCTTGACGACGTCGCGCTGGTTCTCCATGGACTCGTCGTCCAGGGCCGTCAGCAGCGAACCCATGCGGTCGGCCTCCAGCCAGAGCGCGAGCTCCAGCTGGTGCGTCGGCATCGTCTCGAAGTAGTTGGTGCGCTCGAAGCTCGTGGTGCCGTTCAGCGAGCCGCCGGCTCCCTGGACGAGCTCGAAGTGACCGTTCCCCTTCACCTGTGCCGAGCCCTGGAACATCAAGTGCTCGAAGAGGTGGGCGAGTCCCGTACGGCCCTTGACTTCGTGGCGGGAACCGACGTCGTACCAGAGGCAGACCGCGGCGACCGGGGTCAGGTGGTCCTCGGAGAGCACCACGCGCAGGCCGTTGGCCAGGCGGTGCTCGGTCGCTGTCAGGCCGCCGGAACCGGCCGGCGCTGTGGCCGTGTGACCCATGGGCATGTACGTCCCTTCGATCGCGAAAACTTGGAGGTGCTGCCAGACCTGCCACTGTATGCAAGCGTGCTGACACCTGGCGAAGTTCCCGGGCCGCGATCTGCGCCGTTCCACCCGCCGGGGCGGCGTCGAACATGGGTCGCGGTCGGTGTTGTCAGCGGGACGGTCCACAATGGTCGGCGTCAGATGCCCACCTGGTACGTGAAGGAGCAGCAGCCGCGATGGCCCGCCGCAGCACGAAGACCCCACCGCCGGACGACTTCGAGGAGCGGATCCTCGACATCGACGTGGTGGACGAAATGCAGGGCTCCTTCCTCGAGTACGCGTACTCGGTGATCTACTCCCGGGCCCTGCCGGACGCACGCGACGGCATGAAGCCGGTGCACCGCCGCATCGTCTACCAGATGAACGAGATGGGCCTGCGCCCCGACCGCGGGTATGTGAAGTGCGCGCGCGTCGTCGGCGAAGTGATGGGCAAACTGCACCCGCACGGCGACGCGTCGATCTACGACGCCCTCGTGCGCATGGCGCAGCCGTTCTCCATGCGCCTGCCGCTGGTCGACGGCCACGGCAACTTCGGCTCGCTGGGCAACGACGACCCGCCGGCCGCCATGCGGTACACCGAGTGCCGGATGGCCGATGCCACCAGCCTGATGACCGAGTCGATCGACGAGGACACGGTCGACTTCCAGTCCAACTACGACGGTCAGGAGCGCGAGCCGGTCGCCCTGCCCGCCGCCTACCCGAACCTCCTGGTGAACGGCGCGTCCGGCATCGCGGTCGGCATGGCCACCAACATGCCCCCGCACAACCTGGGCGAGGTCATCGCGGCGGCGCGCCACCTCATCAGACACCCGGGCGCGGACCTCGAGACGCTGATGCGCCACGTGCCGGGCCCGGACCTGCCCACCGGCGGCCGGATCGTCGGCCTGACCGGCATCCGGGACGCCTACGAGTCCGGCCGCGGCACGTTCAAGATCCGTGCCACGGTCTCCGTGGAGAACGTCACCGCCCGCCGCAAGGGCCTGGTCGTCACGGAACTGCCCTTCGCGGTCGGCCCGGAGAAGGTCATCGCGAAGATCAAGGACCTCGTCGGGTCGAAGAAGCTCCAGGGCATCGCCGACGTCAAGGACCTCACCGACCGGCAGCACGGCCTGCGCCTGGTCATCGAGATCAAGAACGGCTTCATCCCCGAGGCCGTCCTGGAGCAGCTCTACAAGCTGACGCCGATGGAGGAGTCCTTCGGCATCAACAACGTGGCCCTGGTCGACGGTCAGCCGCTCACCCTCGGCCTGAAGGAACTGCTCGAGGTCTACCTCGACCACCGCTTCGACGTCGTCCGCCGGCGCAGCGAGTTCCGTCGGACCAAGCGCCGGGACCGGCTGCATCTGGTCGAGGGCCTGCTCGTCGCCCTCCTCGACATCGACGAGGTCATCCGGCTCATCCGCTCCAGCGACAACTCGGCCCAGGCCAAGGAGCGGCTGATCGAGCACTTCTCGCTGAGCGAGATCCAGACGCAGTACATCCTGGACACCCCGCTGCGCCGGCTCACCAAGTTCGACCGTATCGAGCTCGAGAGCGAGCGCGACCGGCTGAACGGCGAGATCGACGAGCTGACCGGCATCCTCGAGTCGGACGCCGAGCTGCGCAAGCTGGTCTCCTCCGAACTGGCCGCCGTGGCGAAGAAGTTCGGCACCCCGCGGCGCACGGTGCTGCTGGAGTCCGCGGGCACGCCCGCGCCGGCGGCCTCACTGCAGGTGGCGGACGACCCGTGCCGGGTACTGCTCTCCTCCACCGGTCTGCTGGCCCGCACGGCCACCGGGGAGCCGCTGGTCGACGGGCGCAGCAGGCGCTCCAAGCACGACGTGATCGTCTCCGCCGTGCTCACGACGCAGCGCGGCGAGGTGGGCGCGGTGACGTCCTCCGGGCGGCTGCTGCGTCTGTCGGTGATCGATCTGCCGCAGCTGCCGGACACGGCCACCACGCCGAACCTCGCCGGAGGCGCTCCGGTCGCCGAGTTCCTCTCGCTGGAGGCCGACGAGACGCTCATCTGTCTGACCACGCTCGACGAGTCGTCGCCGGGCCTCGCGCTCGGCACGCTCCAGGGTGTGGTCAAGCGGGTGGTCCCCGACTATCCCGCCAACAAGGAGGAGCTGGAGGTCATCACCCTCAGGGAGGGCGACCGGATCGTCGGCGGCGCCGAGCTCCACACCGGCGAGGAGGATCTGGTCTTCATCACCTCCGACGCCCAGCTGCTGCGCTACCCGGCCTCCCAGGTGCGGCCGCAGGGCCGCCCGGCGGGCGGCATGACCGGCATCAAACTCGCGGAGGGCGCAGAGGTCATCTCGTTCACCGCGGTGGATCCGGCGGGTGAGGCGGTGGTGTTCACCGTCGCCGGTTCGCACGGGACGCTGGACGACTCGATCGCGACGGCGAAGCTGACACCGTTCGACCAGTACCCGCGCAAGGGGCGGGCCACGGGCGGCGTGCGCTGCCAGCGTTTCCTGAAGGGCGAGGACGTGCTGCGCCTGGCCTGGGCGGGTGCGGCGCCGGCGAGAGCGGCGCAGAAGAACGGCGAGCCCGCGGAGCTGCCGGAGCTCGACCCGCGGCGCGACGGCTCCGGCACGCCGCTCATGTCGCCGGTGGCGGTGCTCGCGGGGCCGGCGAGCTAGGACAGCACGGACCCGTCTTCGGACGTTGCGGGACCAGAGGCCGTCCGGGCCGGCCCTTCGAGGGTCGGCCCGGACGGTCGCTCACGTAGAGAGCTCGGACGGGTCGGCGGAAAGGTCCTGGGACAGGTCGTCGGCCAGGTCTTCCGGCAGGTCGTCGGAGGACTCGTCGCGCACGTACCGCAGGATCCCCCACATGCTGTGTTCCTCCGGGGTCTCCTCCGCGCCGGTGACGCGTGCGGCGTCCAGTTCCGCCAGCAGGGCGGGGGCGTCGATGCCGGAGCCGATGAGCACCATCTGCGTCTGCCGCCCGCCGTCACCCGGCGGCCAGGGCTCGGGGTAGAAGCGCAGGAACCTGCCGACACAGTGGACGGCGTAGCGGTTACGGGGATCGAGGGCGCCGAAGTCGACGAATCCCTTGATGCGGTAGAGGCCATCCGGCCGGGAGTCGAGGAAGTCCAGCAGCCGGCGCGGGTGGAGCGGGTCGTCCGTGGTGAACGAGGCACTGTCGTAGGCGGTGTGCAGATGGCCGCCGTGCCCGGCCCCGGCGCAGTCGTGGGCGTCGTGGTCGCCGTCGTGGACATCGTCGAAGGAAAGCTGGCCCACGCGCTCCGACGGCGGGCGCGGTTCGAAGAACAGCTCGGCGTCGACGCGTCCGTACGACGCCAAGATCACCGCGGCCTGTCCGGCGAGGCGGGTGATCCGCTCACGCAGTCCGCGCAGGGCGGTCTCACCGGCCCGGTCGGCCTTGTTCAGGACGACGAGGTCGGCGACGCCGAGGTGCCGGTCGATCTCCGGGTGGCGTTCGCGGGTCTGCTCGAACTCGGCCGCGTCGACGACCTCGACGAGGCCGCCGTACACGATCCGTTCGTTCTCGCTCGCCAGCAACATCCGCACGAGTTCCTGCGGTTCTGCGAGCCCGCTCGCCTCGATGACGATCACATCGAGGCCGACGGCCGGGCGCGTGAGCTTGTCGAGGAAGACGTCCAGCTCGCTCGCGTCGACGGCGCAGCACAGGCAGCCGTTGCCGAGTGAGACGGTGGAGTCGCCGAGCTGCCCGGCCACCGTCATCGCGTCGATCTCGATCGACCCGAAGTCGTTGACGATCGCGCCGATCCTGGTGCCGCGGCTGGTCCGCAGCAGGTGGTTGAGCAAGGTCGTCTTACCGGATCCCAGAAAGCCCGCGAGGACGATGACGGGGATCTGCGACTCGCTCAAGACGGCACCTCCGGGGGCCTCGCTGTGAATGTGCTCCCAGGATATGGGCCGGTCAGGGCGGGACGGTGCGCGCAAGATGTAGCGCATTCACCGCAAATATCGGGCAGACGCTGCCGGGGCGCTGCGCGGGGCTTCTCCCCTACCTCCCGCTACGGCCTGGCGGCCGTAGGGCCCCACTTCCTTCCCGAAACGGGCCAGGCCCCGGGACCCCGTAACCGCCCTGCGCCGGGGGGCGTACCGCGCTCCGCGCGGTGTCCTCATGCGCCGGACGGGCTGGATACGCCGCCGCGGGGCATCCAGCCCGCCAGGGCGATCCGGCCCCGCGGCACAGCCGGCACCGCCGAGGTGGAGGCGCGAGGGCAACACCCTTGCCCGCCGACCGTCGGGGCCCGAGGGCAACCCCCGCCGACCGTCGAGGCGCGGGCGCGACACCCGGCCTCGCAGGCACCCCCGGCCCGCGGGCCATCGAGCCCGCCCGCCCGCGCTCGAGGCGCGAGGGCACGTCCTTGCCCCGCCGGCCGTCGGGGCCGGGGCAGTCCAAGTCCCGCCCGCACTGGTCCCGACCCCCCGCCTGTACTCAAGGCAGCCCGCCCGCCCGGGAGACGCGCGGCAACACCCGGTCCCACAGGCTGTGGCGCCGCGGGGCGCCACACCCGGGCCCGCCGGCGATCGGGGCGCAGGGGTGCGGTGGGAGTCCCCAGCCGTCAGGCGTAGGGGGAAAAGCCCCCGGCGTACGCGCGGAGCGGGGTGCCGGGGCGCGCGGAGCGCGGTGCCGTGCCGTGCCGGGCCAGGGCGGGGCGGGGTGCCAG
Coding sequences within:
- a CDS encoding M16 family metallopeptidase, encoding MPMGHTATAPAGSGGLTATEHRLANGLRVVLSEDHLTPVAAVCLWYDVGSRHEVKGRTGLAHLFEHLMFQGSAQVKGNGHFELVQGAGGSLNGTTSFERTNYFETMPTHQLELALWLEADRMGSLLTALDDESMENQRDVVKNERRQRYDNVPYGTAFERLTALAYPEGHPYHHTPIGSMADLDAATLEDARAFFRTYYAPNNAVLSVVGDIDPQQTLAWIEKYFGSIPSHSGKQPPRDGTLPENIGAQLREEIVEEVPARALMAAYRLPHDGTRECDAADLALTVLGGGESSRLHNRLVRRDRTAVAAGFGLLRLAGAPSMGWLDVKTSGGVEVPQIEAAVDEELARFAAEGPTPEEMERAQAQLEREWLDRLGTVAGRADELCRYAVLFGDPQLALTAVKRVLDVTAEEVQAVAKARLHPENRAVLVYEPVAEEETEAAEENEHEGTDQ
- a CDS encoding CobW family GTP-binding protein, which encodes MSESQIPVIVLAGFLGSGKTTLLNHLLRTSRGTRIGAIVNDFGSIEIDAMTVAGQLGDSTVSLGNGCLCCAVDASELDVFLDKLTRPAVGLDVIVIEASGLAEPQELVRMLLASENERIVYGGLVEVVDAAEFEQTRERHPEIDRHLGVADLVVLNKADRAGETALRGLRERITRLAGQAAVILASYGRVDAELFFEPRPPSERVGQLSFDDVHDGDHDAHDCAGAGHGGHLHTAYDSASFTTDDPLHPRRLLDFLDSRPDGLYRIKGFVDFGALDPRNRYAVHCVGRFLRFYPEPWPPGDGGRQTQMVLIGSGIDAPALLAELDAARVTGAEETPEEHSMWGILRYVRDESSDDLPEDLADDLSQDLSADPSELST
- a CDS encoding M16 family metallopeptidase yields the protein MSDAAVTMDFHPQPTPGTARPWAFPAPERGTLDNGLTVLRCHRPGQQVVAVEISLDAPLDAEPEGLDGVATIMARALSEGTDKHSAEEFAAELERCGATLDAHADHPGVRVSLEVPVSRLHKALGLLSEALIAPAFEAGEVERLVRNRLDEIPHETANPGRRAAKQLSKELFPASLRVSRPRQGTEETVARIDAAAVRAFYEAHVRPATATAVIVGDLTGIDLDAVLGDTLGAWTGDKAEPRPVPTITADDTGRVVIVDRPGAVQTQLLIGRVGGDRHDRVWPAQVLGTYCLGGTLTSRLDRVLREEKGYTYGVRAFGQVLRSAPDGSGASMLAISGSVDTPNTGPALEDLWKVLRTLAAEGLTDAERDVAVQNLVGVAPLKYETAASVAATLADQVEQHLPDDYQAQMYVRLAETGTVEATAAVVNAFPVDRLVTVLVGDASQIEEPVKALGIGEVRVVTG
- a CDS encoding DNA gyrase/topoisomerase IV subunit A, translating into MARRSTKTPPPDDFEERILDIDVVDEMQGSFLEYAYSVIYSRALPDARDGMKPVHRRIVYQMNEMGLRPDRGYVKCARVVGEVMGKLHPHGDASIYDALVRMAQPFSMRLPLVDGHGNFGSLGNDDPPAAMRYTECRMADATSLMTESIDEDTVDFQSNYDGQEREPVALPAAYPNLLVNGASGIAVGMATNMPPHNLGEVIAAARHLIRHPGADLETLMRHVPGPDLPTGGRIVGLTGIRDAYESGRGTFKIRATVSVENVTARRKGLVVTELPFAVGPEKVIAKIKDLVGSKKLQGIADVKDLTDRQHGLRLVIEIKNGFIPEAVLEQLYKLTPMEESFGINNVALVDGQPLTLGLKELLEVYLDHRFDVVRRRSEFRRTKRRDRLHLVEGLLVALLDIDEVIRLIRSSDNSAQAKERLIEHFSLSEIQTQYILDTPLRRLTKFDRIELESERDRLNGEIDELTGILESDAELRKLVSSELAAVAKKFGTPRRTVLLESAGTPAPAASLQVADDPCRVLLSSTGLLARTATGEPLVDGRSRRSKHDVIVSAVLTTQRGEVGAVTSSGRLLRLSVIDLPQLPDTATTPNLAGGAPVAEFLSLEADETLICLTTLDESSPGLALGTLQGVVKRVVPDYPANKEELEVITLREGDRIVGGAELHTGEEDLVFITSDAQLLRYPASQVRPQGRPAGGMTGIKLAEGAEVISFTAVDPAGEAVVFTVAGSHGTLDDSIATAKLTPFDQYPRKGRATGGVRCQRFLKGEDVLRLAWAGAAPARAAQKNGEPAELPELDPRRDGSGTPLMSPVAVLAGPAS